A DNA window from Streptomyces sp. 71268 contains the following coding sequences:
- a CDS encoding helix-turn-helix transcriptional regulator: MSDPTDTTETIGARVRQLRLIRDYSLQELGRHAHVSASQLCRIEKGDRYPSEPILAAVARALGVSVSVLRGQPYIQALQGEQLDALLTPLSAAFDDWDLPPTDAPPPRSLTTLETAIRELIALRVQASFTKLAERLPGLVSEIAIATQLQPAGHRQERAHALQAEAARTAAIVAYRLGYMDLARLALTRMAVAAPHSGDPRQVAIERYERAQMAADSSRLSRGVSLMRHALRDLDDDGDRATQAVRGTLQLRAAVLSARDGDDSAADDWLGQATELARATGETRHHALAFGPLNVRLHQIAAAGDRDDHARALEYARTVHLPDGYAPTRAAHYWIDRARAEAWTAKRPAALASLHAARTASAQLTRYHHSVHETVATLLRARQRAEEPLREFAAWCGVYLPGVPVARPRAHRGPRPPPRHTSTSLRCQPIGPDSTPSDGGTV, encoded by the coding sequence ATGTCCGACCCCACCGACACCACCGAGACCATCGGCGCCCGCGTACGCCAACTCCGTCTGATCCGCGACTACTCCCTTCAGGAACTGGGCCGGCACGCCCACGTGTCCGCGAGCCAGCTCTGCCGCATCGAGAAGGGGGATCGCTACCCCAGCGAGCCCATCCTCGCCGCCGTCGCCCGAGCGCTCGGCGTCAGCGTCTCGGTGCTGCGCGGCCAGCCCTACATCCAGGCCCTCCAGGGCGAACAACTCGACGCCCTGCTCACGCCGCTCAGCGCCGCGTTCGACGACTGGGACCTCCCGCCCACCGACGCACCGCCCCCGCGCTCACTCACGACCCTGGAGACGGCGATACGAGAACTCATCGCACTGCGCGTACAGGCCAGCTTCACCAAGCTCGCCGAACGTCTCCCGGGCCTGGTCAGCGAGATCGCCATCGCCACCCAGCTCCAGCCCGCCGGCCACCGACAAGAGCGCGCCCACGCCCTGCAAGCCGAGGCCGCGCGCACGGCGGCCATCGTCGCCTACCGGCTGGGATACATGGACCTGGCCCGGCTGGCCCTCACCCGCATGGCCGTCGCCGCGCCGCACTCCGGCGATCCGCGCCAGGTCGCGATCGAACGGTACGAGCGCGCCCAGATGGCGGCGGACAGCTCACGGTTGAGCCGGGGCGTCTCCCTGATGCGGCACGCACTGCGTGACCTGGACGATGACGGCGACCGCGCCACCCAGGCCGTACGGGGCACCCTCCAACTGCGAGCCGCCGTCCTCTCCGCCCGGGACGGCGACGACTCGGCAGCGGACGACTGGCTCGGGCAAGCCACCGAGCTGGCGAGGGCGACCGGCGAAACCCGGCACCACGCGCTGGCGTTCGGCCCGCTCAACGTACGGCTGCACCAGATCGCGGCGGCAGGCGACCGCGATGACCATGCGCGGGCACTGGAGTACGCCCGTACGGTCCACCTACCGGACGGGTACGCACCGACGCGGGCGGCGCACTACTGGATCGACCGCGCCCGCGCGGAGGCGTGGACCGCGAAACGCCCCGCCGCGCTCGCCTCCCTCCACGCGGCACGCACGGCGTCGGCCCAGCTCACGCGCTACCACCACTCGGTGCACGAGACCGTGGCCACGCTGCTGAGAGCACGCCAGCGCGCGGAGGAGCCGCTGCGCGAGTTCGCCGCGTGGTGCGGCGTTTACCTTCCCGGAGTGCCTGTCGCACGACCACGCGCCCACCGAGGGCCCCGGCCGCCCCCACGACACACGTCAACGTCCTTACGCTGCCAGCCCATTGGCCCTGACAGCACGCCCAGCGACGGCGGTACCGTCTGA
- a CDS encoding helix-turn-helix transcriptional regulator — MTENRGTLGERVCDLRKRRGLSQRELATASKVSVSTVRKLEQGSAGETRMETVRALAAALRVPTTALVRRQPPEGPAPDPVPWQPLLEAVAAPRPARLDEEPTTPGLLAALAEVRRLHIAKRMADEVAVLAPLLREVDALDSSLEVRSIRAQLLHMAGAMLTQARQYEGAELALRRALDDAPDHVRAASVVATSSWLLMRQGRLDKASELAQRWADDMEPRLSRAPVETIAAWGWLLLHGASASLRDARDGEADDMMRLARAAATVTGTITPSSTRPDPWGPVVVAYKAAEKGVILDRPDEVLRAGQRLVGTGAGQETDYHRHRLDVARAYTMVRKYPEAVEVLTAIHAAQPEWLVQQRYAQDIVGHVIKRRRTLTPEMRLLADALSVPT; from the coding sequence ATGACCGAGAACCGCGGCACGCTCGGTGAGCGCGTCTGTGACCTACGCAAGCGCCGCGGCCTCTCCCAGCGCGAGTTGGCCACCGCGTCCAAGGTGTCCGTCTCCACCGTGCGGAAGCTGGAGCAGGGCAGCGCCGGCGAGACGCGCATGGAGACGGTACGCGCGCTGGCAGCGGCCCTGCGGGTGCCGACGACAGCTCTCGTACGGCGTCAGCCGCCCGAGGGCCCGGCCCCGGACCCCGTCCCGTGGCAGCCGCTCCTGGAGGCCGTCGCCGCTCCCCGCCCGGCGCGCCTGGACGAGGAACCCACCACACCCGGCCTCCTCGCGGCCCTCGCCGAGGTGCGCCGGCTGCACATCGCCAAGCGGATGGCCGACGAGGTCGCCGTCCTGGCGCCGCTGCTCCGGGAGGTCGACGCGCTGGACAGCTCACTCGAGGTGCGCTCCATCCGCGCCCAGCTCCTCCACATGGCGGGTGCCATGCTGACGCAGGCCAGGCAGTACGAGGGGGCGGAGCTAGCGCTACGCCGAGCCCTGGACGACGCACCGGACCACGTACGCGCCGCTTCGGTGGTCGCCACCTCGTCCTGGCTGTTGATGCGCCAGGGCCGGTTGGACAAGGCGTCCGAACTGGCGCAGCGCTGGGCGGACGACATGGAGCCCAGGCTGTCGCGGGCACCGGTGGAGACCATCGCGGCCTGGGGCTGGCTGCTCCTGCACGGAGCGTCCGCGAGCCTGCGCGACGCCCGTGACGGGGAGGCCGACGACATGATGCGGCTCGCCCGGGCGGCGGCGACCGTAACGGGGACGATCACCCCGAGCAGCACCCGTCCAGACCCGTGGGGGCCGGTGGTGGTCGCGTACAAGGCAGCGGAGAAGGGCGTGATCCTCGACCGCCCGGACGAGGTCCTGCGCGCCGGCCAGCGACTGGTCGGAACCGGGGCGGGCCAGGAGACCGACTACCACCGCCACCGGCTCGACGTCGCCCGCGCCTACACGATGGTGCGCAAGTACCCGGAGGCGGTGGAGGTGCTCACCGCGATCCATGCCGCCCAACCCGAATGGCTCGTACAGCAGCGGTACGCACAGGACATCGTGGGCCACGTGATCAAGCGGCGACGCACGCTGACCCCCGAGATGCGCCTGCTGGCCGATGCCCTGAGTGTGCCGACGTAG